The following proteins are co-located in the Maridesulfovibrio sp. genome:
- the hisH gene encoding imidazole glycerol phosphate synthase subunit HisH, whose product MIGIVDYRMGNLLSVFNAVEMCGEDAIICESPDMLADVDRVILPGVGAFGDMMDNLKKYGFLSVLEEAVFNDHKPFLGICLGMQALARSSEEHGYHKGLGWIDADIVRLNPEDKSLRIPHVGWNNLIYRKESPLFEGLPENPDFYFVHSFFMKCDNEADMDAYCEYGGKVTAAVRKDNIFATQFHPEKSQEYGLRILENFLEWDPEI is encoded by the coding sequence ATGATCGGAATCGTAGACTACAGAATGGGCAACCTGCTCTCTGTGTTCAACGCAGTCGAGATGTGCGGAGAGGATGCAATTATCTGCGAATCCCCGGACATGCTCGCCGATGTAGACAGAGTGATCCTGCCCGGTGTGGGAGCCTTCGGGGACATGATGGACAACCTTAAAAAATATGGTTTTCTGTCTGTCCTTGAAGAGGCTGTCTTCAATGACCATAAGCCCTTTCTGGGCATATGCCTCGGCATGCAGGCTTTAGCCCGTTCCAGCGAAGAACATGGCTATCACAAGGGGCTGGGTTGGATCGATGCGGACATTGTACGCCTTAACCCTGAAGACAAAAGTTTGCGTATTCCGCATGTGGGTTGGAACAATCTCATATACCGCAAAGAAAGCCCCCTGTTTGAGGGTCTTCCTGAAAACCCGGACTTCTACTTCGTGCATTCATTTTTCATGAAATGTGACAATGAAGCGGACATGGATGCTTATTGCGAATATGGCGGAAAAGTTACTGCAGCTGTAAGAAAGGACAATATATTCGCCACCCAGTTCCATCCGGAAAAAAGTCAGGAATACGGGCTGCGGATACTGGAAAACTTTCTTGAATGGGATCCGGAAATATAA
- a CDS encoding N-acetyl sugar amidotransferase has product MSELKRCSQCVLPETHETIHFDDEGVCNICRQQEFKADKIDWEARKKDLDELIAKYKGQGDYDCLVPFSGGKDSTYTLYYLVKEYGLKPLVVRFDHGFLRPNLHNNVMKTARELGVDVLSFTPNWRVVQKLMLQTFFDKGDFCWHCHTGIFAYPMHIAIEKKIPLIFWGEPSAEYTAYYSYDQAEEVDEKRFNRFVNLGISADDMYVRLNGAVNKRDLKPFTYPALKDLRKLKYRSVCLGSYIPWDVKANSKLITEKLGWQGDEVENVPPGYGYEKIECYLQGVRDYIKYIKRGYTRPSHLATLDIRNNRISREEAMEIVRKYEGYKPPSLELFLKHIGLTEEEFYEVALSHGVSPYKHDPANDKPGKKTDDFETWSPAGEMDREYAEEQMKLWRSRHTQD; this is encoded by the coding sequence ATGAGCGAACTTAAACGCTGTTCCCAATGCGTACTTCCTGAAACACACGAAACCATCCACTTTGATGACGAAGGTGTGTGTAATATCTGCCGCCAGCAGGAATTCAAAGCAGACAAAATTGACTGGGAAGCCAGAAAAAAAGATTTAGATGAGCTGATAGCCAAATACAAAGGACAGGGAGACTATGACTGTCTAGTTCCTTTCAGCGGCGGAAAAGACTCAACTTATACCCTTTACTACCTTGTTAAGGAATACGGACTCAAGCCGCTGGTCGTGCGTTTTGACCATGGCTTCCTTCGTCCCAACCTGCATAACAACGTTATGAAAACTGCCCGTGAGCTTGGAGTTGATGTTTTAAGTTTCACTCCGAACTGGCGGGTCGTACAAAAACTGATGCTCCAGACCTTTTTCGATAAGGGTGACTTTTGCTGGCACTGCCACACAGGAATCTTTGCCTACCCTATGCATATCGCCATTGAGAAAAAAATCCCTCTAATCTTCTGGGGTGAGCCTTCTGCTGAATACACTGCCTATTATAGCTATGATCAAGCAGAAGAAGTGGACGAAAAAAGATTCAACCGCTTTGTTAACCTAGGGATTTCAGCAGACGATATGTATGTGCGCTTGAACGGGGCAGTAAATAAACGGGACCTTAAACCCTTCACCTATCCTGCATTAAAGGACCTCCGTAAACTGAAATACCGTTCCGTTTGCCTCGGTTCCTATATTCCTTGGGATGTAAAGGCCAACTCCAAACTCATTACTGAAAAATTGGGATGGCAGGGGGATGAAGTTGAAAACGTACCTCCGGGATACGGATATGAAAAAATCGAATGCTACCTGCAGGGTGTGCGCGATTACATCAAATACATCAAACGCGGCTATACCCGCCCCTCCCACCTTGCTACTTTGGATATTCGCAACAACCGGATTTCAAGAGAAGAGGCCATGGAGATTGTGCGTAAATACGAGGGTTACAAACCGCCGAGTCTCGAACTCTTTCTCAAACACATCGGCTTAACCGAAGAAGAATTCTATGAAGTAGCACTCAGCCATGGAGTTTCGCCGTATAAACACGATCCGGCAAATGATAAACCCGGCAAGAAAACCGATGATTTTGAGACATGGTCACCTGCCGGAGAAATGGACCGCGAATACGCAGAAGAACAGATGAAACTCTGGCGATCGCGCCATACTCAGGATTAA
- the pseI gene encoding pseudaminic acid synthase has protein sequence MSEMLINSRPVGDGHPAYIIAEMSANHNQSFDAAVELIHIAKDCGVDAIKIQTYTPDTITLNCDNEHFKIGKGTVWEGKTLYSLYGEAYTPWEWQPKLKEIANDLGLDLFSTPFDFTAVDFLEDMDVPVHKIASFELVDIPLIKKVAATRKPVIMSTGMGTLSEIDEAVTAFKEAGGKDLILLKCTSAYPAPPESMNLRTIINMRETFGVPCGLSDHSLGIEIPIAAVALGACVIEKHFTKSRADGGPDSSFSLEAHELKEMVKAVRNAEKALGKVQYAITEKEQAGRIFRKSIFVSEDIPAGATFTKENVRCVRPGNGMHTRHYEEILGKKSTEEIKAGTPLGWQHIS, from the coding sequence ATGTCGGAAATGCTAATTAACAGTCGCCCAGTAGGTGACGGTCATCCTGCATATATAATCGCTGAAATGTCAGCAAACCATAATCAGAGCTTTGACGCTGCTGTTGAATTGATTCATATAGCTAAGGACTGTGGTGTTGATGCTATTAAAATTCAAACTTACACTCCGGACACCATCACCCTTAACTGTGACAATGAACATTTTAAAATAGGTAAAGGAACTGTCTGGGAGGGCAAGACCTTATATTCCCTTTACGGGGAAGCATACACACCATGGGAATGGCAGCCGAAGCTGAAAGAAATAGCCAATGATTTAGGTTTGGATCTGTTTTCAACTCCATTTGATTTTACTGCTGTGGACTTTCTGGAAGATATGGATGTTCCGGTGCACAAAATCGCTTCTTTTGAACTTGTGGATATCCCACTGATCAAAAAAGTAGCTGCAACAAGAAAACCGGTCATCATGTCCACAGGCATGGGAACTCTTTCTGAAATAGATGAGGCTGTAACAGCATTCAAAGAGGCAGGCGGCAAGGATCTGATCCTCTTGAAATGCACCAGCGCCTACCCTGCCCCCCCTGAATCAATGAATCTCAGGACAATAATAAATATGCGCGAGACCTTTGGTGTCCCATGCGGGCTTTCCGACCATTCTCTCGGCATAGAAATCCCCATTGCAGCAGTTGCACTGGGGGCTTGTGTTATTGAAAAACATTTCACCAAATCGCGTGCGGATGGCGGCCCGGACAGCTCCTTCTCCCTTGAAGCCCATGAACTTAAGGAAATGGTGAAGGCAGTACGAAATGCTGAGAAAGCTCTCGGCAAAGTACAGTATGCAATTACTGAAAAAGAACAGGCCGGAAGAATCTTTCGGAAATCAATTTTCGTAAGTGAAGACATTCCAGCCGGAGCAACTTTTACAAAGGAAAACGTAAGATGCGTTCGTCCCGGAAACGGAATGCATACCCGCCACTACGAAGAAATTTTAGGCAAAAAATCAACCGAAGAGATTAAAGCCGGAACCCCGCTGGGCTGGCAGCATATTTCTTAG
- a CDS encoding formyltransferase family protein, with product MKNYEKKILFLGYNEEVTSLIKILKEYGCHVEQRSEKLEWDNDFNEFDLIVSFGYRHIIPGRFLERHQGKVINLHISYLPYNKGAHPNFWAFYDGTPHGVTIHFIDEGLDTGDILFQKEISFKNTNTFAQTYSILISEIEHLFVENIEKILNRDFKPEKQQGKGTCHKSSDLPYFPGGWDAEIIPTISALKKQTT from the coding sequence GTGAAAAATTACGAAAAAAAAATACTATTCCTCGGCTATAACGAGGAGGTAACTTCCCTCATCAAAATACTCAAAGAGTATGGCTGTCATGTGGAGCAACGATCAGAAAAGCTTGAATGGGATAATGATTTCAACGAATTCGACCTGATCGTTTCATTTGGCTATCGCCACATCATCCCCGGAAGATTTCTGGAACGCCACCAAGGCAAGGTAATCAACCTCCATATTTCATACCTACCCTATAACAAAGGTGCGCACCCGAATTTCTGGGCTTTCTACGATGGGACACCCCACGGTGTGACCATACATTTCATTGATGAAGGACTGGATACAGGAGACATCCTCTTTCAGAAAGAGATTAGTTTTAAGAACACCAACACATTTGCACAAACATATTCAATTCTTATATCTGAAATTGAACATTTGTTCGTCGAAAATATTGAGAAAATACTTAACAGGGATTTCAAACCGGAAAAGCAGCAAGGAAAAGGCACTTGCCACAAATCCTCCGACTTGCCATACTTCCCCGGCGGCTGGGATGCGGAGATAATTCCGACCATTTCTGCCCTCAAAAAACAAACAACGTAA
- the pseG gene encoding UDP-2,4-diacetamido-2,4,6-trideoxy-beta-L-altropyranose hydrolase produces the protein MNMKSLLTKGKTLIIRADANSRIGIGHVMRCIALAQEWTKRNGQTVLVGNITAEAMRVTLKRFEISHVPLEQSYPNSAEDMKILLAEAHKASAGSWIALDGYFLDTAYQKAIRSEFKNTLVVDDYHHLYSYECSVLLNQNLDAENISYRINSDATILAGAKYAMLRNEFRTARATTRKRNSKGKTKILLSMGGADPHNTSLKVLEALVPLSDQISCTLVVGPANPYMDQLDNFRQRSNMDLEILTNVEKMSDLIAGHDLLLGAGGSSCWESCCIGTPLAIITTAENQLEIARALDRKGAALYLGDAATIENNEILTAIQELISNRTLLDSLAEKAAETIDGKGVSKIVDTLMGIE, from the coding sequence ATGAACATGAAAAGTCTTCTGACCAAGGGTAAGACCCTCATCATAAGAGCTGACGCCAATTCCAGAATTGGAATTGGACATGTTATGCGGTGCATAGCCCTAGCCCAAGAATGGACAAAAAGGAACGGACAGACTGTTCTTGTTGGCAATATAACAGCTGAGGCTATGCGCGTCACCCTCAAACGTTTCGAAATCAGCCATGTACCCTTGGAGCAATCTTATCCTAACTCCGCTGAGGACATGAAAATTCTGCTCGCCGAAGCCCACAAGGCTTCAGCGGGCAGCTGGATTGCTTTAGACGGATATTTTTTAGACACAGCGTACCAGAAAGCAATCAGATCAGAATTTAAAAATACACTTGTGGTAGATGACTATCACCACCTTTATAGCTATGAATGCTCTGTACTGCTTAATCAAAATCTTGATGCAGAAAACATCTCCTACCGAATAAACAGTGACGCCACAATTCTGGCCGGCGCAAAATATGCGATGCTCAGGAATGAATTCAGAACCGCCCGTGCAACAACTAGAAAACGGAACAGTAAAGGCAAAACCAAAATCTTGCTCAGCATGGGTGGAGCTGACCCGCACAATACTTCACTGAAAGTTCTTGAAGCATTAGTTCCTCTTTCAGATCAAATCAGCTGCACACTGGTTGTCGGACCTGCAAATCCCTACATGGATCAACTCGATAATTTTCGCCAAAGATCAAACATGGATCTGGAGATACTTACCAACGTGGAAAAAATGTCCGATTTGATCGCCGGACATGATCTGCTTCTGGGCGCAGGCGGGTCATCATGCTGGGAATCCTGCTGTATCGGAACGCCGCTGGCTATAATTACCACTGCTGAAAACCAGCTTGAAATTGCCCGGGCACTCGACAGAAAAGGAGCAGCTCTTTATTTGGGAGATGCCGCAACCATCGAGAACAACGAAATCTTAACTGCCATCCAAGAATTAATTTCCAACCGAACTCTCCTCGACTCACTGGCGGAGAAAGCGGCTGAAACTATTGATGGGAAAGGGGTTTCCAAAATTGTGGATACTCTTATGGGCATTGAATAG
- a CDS encoding glycosyltransferase family protein, with the protein MKVTAIIQARMTSSRLPGKILMEVLGKPLLQLMIERVQQAKSIDSVVLATTTNKEDDPTVKLGESLGIEVFRGSEDDVLDRFYNAADKFGGEHIMRLTGDCPLIDPEFLDKLASFYFEGGYDYAANCVDPTLPDGLDAEIISMESLVETHQKATRDPHREHVTLYVRDNAEDFKIGSWKHDTDYSQLRWTVDSREDFELVKDIIEGVAPEKQNFRMKDIIEFLKTHPEIAEINSHIKRNEGLDKSLAEEAENEHEKSSDQG; encoded by the coding sequence ATGAAAGTTACAGCTATTATTCAAGCCCGCATGACTTCATCGCGTTTGCCGGGAAAAATCCTGATGGAGGTTCTCGGCAAACCTCTTCTGCAACTCATGATTGAAAGAGTGCAGCAAGCCAAGAGCATCGATTCCGTTGTGCTGGCAACAACAACCAATAAAGAGGACGATCCCACAGTAAAGCTGGGAGAATCTCTTGGCATAGAGGTTTTCAGGGGCTCTGAAGACGATGTACTTGATCGGTTCTACAATGCTGCGGATAAATTCGGTGGCGAGCACATAATGCGTCTCACCGGGGACTGCCCACTGATCGACCCGGAGTTTCTGGATAAGCTGGCCTCCTTCTATTTTGAAGGTGGATATGATTACGCAGCAAACTGCGTTGACCCAACCCTCCCAGACGGTCTTGATGCTGAAATCATCAGCATGGAATCGTTGGTGGAAACTCACCAAAAGGCAACCCGTGATCCCCATAGAGAACACGTAACTCTTTATGTGCGCGATAACGCTGAGGACTTCAAAATAGGCTCATGGAAACATGATACGGACTACTCTCAGCTGCGCTGGACCGTTGATAGCCGGGAAGATTTCGAGTTGGTCAAAGATATTATTGAAGGTGTGGCACCGGAAAAACAGAATTTCAGGATGAAGGACATCATTGAATTTCTGAAAACACATCCCGAAATAGCCGAAATCAACTCTCACATAAAACGCAACGAAGGGCTTGATAAGTCACTGGCCGAAGAGGCTGAAAATGAACATGAAAAGTCTTCTGACCAAGGGTAA
- a CDS encoding aminotransferase class III-fold pyridoxal phosphate-dependent enzyme — translation MNSKFSKSLSAQEEAKKRIPGMCQLLSKRPDMFSQGVWPAYYSKASGSKVWDLDGNEYTDMSISGIGACVLGYNDPDVDGAVINAIKNGVASSLNCYEEIELAELFCEIHPWADMVRYARTGGESMTVAVRIARAATGRDKIAFCGYHGWHDWYLAANVGTDNALGEHLIPGLEPAGVPSQLSGTALPFGYNKPEELEKILAENKGEIAAIVMEPIRNIDPEPGFLEKVKQMAHEAGAVLVYDEISAGFRICVGGSHLKLGCEPDIAVFSKAIGNGYPIGVIMGRQSVMEAAQKTFISSTNWTERSGPTAALATIKKYRDNNVHEHLLSMGKAVQQGWEKAAENQGLKVHSGGIYPLSHFAFEMDEPLALKALFVQFMRDRGFLASNIYYPMFAHTEDDVERYLAATEECFGLIAEAIKAGKVHDLMEGKASGSGFKRIT, via the coding sequence TTCCGGTTCCAAAGTTTGGGACCTCGACGGCAACGAATACACCGACATGAGCATCTCCGGCATCGGGGCCTGCGTTCTCGGCTACAATGATCCCGATGTTGACGGGGCGGTAATCAATGCTATCAAAAACGGTGTTGCATCTTCTCTTAACTGCTATGAAGAGATAGAGTTGGCCGAACTGTTCTGCGAAATCCACCCTTGGGCGGATATGGTCCGTTACGCTCGCACAGGCGGTGAATCCATGACTGTTGCAGTGCGAATCGCAAGAGCTGCGACAGGACGCGATAAGATTGCCTTCTGCGGCTACCACGGCTGGCATGACTGGTATCTGGCTGCAAACGTCGGAACCGACAATGCCTTGGGCGAACACCTTATCCCCGGCCTTGAGCCTGCAGGTGTGCCCAGTCAGCTTTCTGGAACAGCACTGCCCTTCGGCTACAACAAGCCAGAAGAACTTGAAAAGATCTTAGCTGAAAACAAAGGCGAAATTGCCGCAATCGTCATGGAACCCATCCGCAACATCGACCCGGAACCGGGTTTCCTTGAAAAAGTAAAGCAGATGGCCCACGAAGCAGGTGCTGTTCTCGTTTATGATGAAATTTCAGCAGGCTTCAGAATTTGTGTTGGCGGTAGCCACCTTAAACTCGGCTGTGAACCGGATATCGCTGTTTTCTCTAAAGCCATTGGTAACGGCTACCCCATCGGGGTGATCATGGGACGTCAGTCCGTAATGGAAGCTGCGCAGAAAACCTTTATCAGCAGCACCAACTGGACAGAAAGGTCCGGCCCCACGGCTGCGCTGGCAACCATTAAAAAATATCGGGACAACAATGTCCATGAACACCTGCTATCCATGGGTAAAGCAGTTCAGCAAGGCTGGGAAAAGGCAGCAGAAAATCAGGGCCTCAAGGTTCACTCAGGAGGAATCTATCCTCTGAGCCACTTTGCATTTGAAATGGATGAACCGCTCGCACTCAAGGCTCTTTTTGTCCAGTTCATGCGTGATCGCGGTTTTCTGGCCTCCAATATATACTACCCCATGTTTGCCCACACAGAAGATGACGTAGAGCGTTATCTGGCTGCAACAGAAGAATGCTTCGGACTGATCGCTGAAGCCATCAAAGCCGGTAAGGTCCATGATCTCATGGAAGGAAAGGCTTCCGGTTCCGGCTTCAAAAGAATCACATAG